One stretch of Tepiditoga spiralis DNA includes these proteins:
- a CDS encoding glycosyltransferase, protein MKILMITSLYPAYKNHSIKEISYALHNFITEWNKNNEVIVFRPYFIPARKKVHYEKKVIIDNITIYNVPVYRIPKLGIFFTKNIIKKLENIKFNPDKVICHLSPAFSWGYKIADRFNADFIVGIHNSDLKEYNKKYIEIFTKAKKIACRSKSIQNRLIEKYPQFKNKTFIANSGIDKNEIESKDFFYNKIDFWKNKDKINFITVSLLQKLKNIDINLKALANLKYKNWNYTIIGDGEEREYLENLVDELNLKDKVKFLGMKDRFVGLEYMKKSDVFIMASAPETFGLAFLEAMAKANIIIGAKGWGIDGIIKNNYNGFLVKPRNTQEMINVLNSLFESGFNEINKILLNSYDTINNYTQELMAKAYIDNIKE, encoded by the coding sequence ATGAAAATACTTATGATAACAAGTTTGTACCCGGCATACAAAAATCATTCTATTAAAGAAATAAGTTATGCTTTACATAACTTTATTACAGAATGGAATAAAAATAATGAAGTAATTGTTTTTAGGCCTTATTTTATTCCAGCAAGAAAAAAAGTACATTATGAAAAAAAAGTTATTATAGATAACATAACTATTTATAATGTTCCTGTATATAGAATACCTAAATTAGGAATATTTTTCACTAAAAATATTATAAAAAAATTAGAGAATATTAAATTTAATCCTGATAAAGTCATATGTCATTTATCTCCTGCATTTTCTTGGGGTTATAAGATAGCTGATAGATTTAATGCTGATTTTATAGTAGGAATTCATAATAGTGACTTAAAAGAATACAATAAAAAATATATCGAAATATTCACTAAAGCAAAAAAAATAGCTTGCCGATCTAAATCTATACAGAATAGACTTATAGAAAAATACCCTCAATTTAAAAATAAAACTTTTATAGCAAATTCTGGTATAGATAAAAATGAAATTGAATCGAAAGATTTTTTTTATAATAAAATAGATTTTTGGAAAAATAAAGATAAAATAAATTTTATAACTGTATCTTTATTACAAAAATTAAAAAATATAGATATTAATTTAAAGGCTTTAGCTAATTTAAAATATAAAAATTGGAATTATACTATAATTGGGGATGGTGAAGAAAGGGAATATCTTGAAAATTTAGTTGATGAATTAAATTTAAAAGATAAAGTTAAATTTTTAGGTATGAAGGATAGATTTGTAGGTCTTGAATATATGAAAAAATCAGATGTGTTTATAATGGCATCTGCTCCAGAAACTTTTGGGCTTGCTTTTTTAGAAGCTATGGCTAAAGCTAATATTATCATTGGAGCTAAAGGTTGGGGTATTGATGGTATTATTAAAAATAATTATAATGGTTTTTTAGTAAAACCTAGAAATACACAAGAAATGATTAATGTTTTAAACAGTTTATTTGAAAGTGGTTTTAATGAAATAAATAAAATTTTATTAAATTCATATGATACAATTAATAATTATACTCAGGAATTAATGGCTAAAGCTTATATTGATAATATAAAGGAGTAA
- a CDS encoding GNAT family N-acetyltransferase, which translates to MMVRLLKESEKNKWNNFVQNSNQGSIFCSYEWIKTVTNNDFKILTYEENRNVIAGLPLPFINSKNIKMPKLTQKLGVLFDNFENMKYNKRLEKEKKIIYEFLNEIKGKYKSFYMNFDWHFDNWLPFYWQGFKQTTRYTYVIDFEKGIDNIWKELDQNTRNTIKKAKKNNIKVVESFDIKEFYKFNKMTFSRQSMNIPYSFEYVEKIYTNLKNNIKIFKTIDEKGNIHAMNFYIQDNKAVYYLMSGSDPKFRKYSSQNLLQWEAIKYYSSKVRYFDFEGSMIESIESNFRKFGTIQKQYFSIYTADFNYYLKSLIKYILGRS; encoded by the coding sequence ATGATGGTAAGGTTATTAAAAGAATCTGAAAAAAACAAATGGAATAATTTTGTTCAAAATTCCAATCAAGGAAGTATATTTTGCTCTTATGAATGGATAAAAACGGTAACTAATAATGATTTTAAAATACTTACATATGAAGAAAATAGAAATGTAATAGCTGGACTCCCCTTACCTTTTATTAATAGCAAAAATATTAAAATGCCTAAATTAACTCAAAAATTAGGCGTTTTATTTGATAATTTTGAAAATATGAAATATAATAAAAGATTAGAAAAGGAAAAAAAGATAATATATGAATTTTTAAATGAGATAAAAGGAAAATATAAATCTTTCTATATGAATTTTGATTGGCATTTTGATAATTGGTTGCCATTTTATTGGCAAGGATTTAAACAAACTACTAGATATACTTATGTAATTGATTTTGAAAAAGGAATTGACAATATTTGGAAAGAATTAGATCAAAATACTAGAAATACTATAAAAAAAGCTAAAAAAAATAATATTAAAGTAGTTGAATCTTTTGATATTAAAGAATTTTATAAATTTAATAAAATGACTTTTAGTAGGCAAAGTATGAATATTCCTTATTCTTTTGAATATGTAGAAAAAATTTATACTAATTTAAAAAATAATATTAAAATTTTTAAAACTATTGATGAAAAAGGAAACATTCATGCCATGAACTTTTATATTCAAGATAATAAAGCTGTATATTATTTAATGAGTGGTTCTGATCCTAAATTTAGAAAGTATAGTTCTCAAAATTTACTTCAATGGGAAGCTATTAAATATTACAGCAGTAAAGTAAGATACTTTGATTTTGAAGGATCTATGATTGAAAGTATTGAATCTAATTTTAGAAAGTTTGGTACTATTCAAAAGCAATATTTTAGTATTTATACTGCTGATTTTAATTATTATTTAAAATCATTAATAAAATACATATTAGGTAGGTCTTGA
- a CDS encoding DUF7033 domain-containing protein, whose amino-acid sequence MNKVDIKSYIENYLNEIFVENINISILKNSYILNNELKFNIYEFWNKNDEELLNDFNNFSFKNDYISTIFFFLSGYWEYTHSELKDKIGRFPAIESFQFKKEILEEPVVEIIVEKIRKELNLNYKQNNTKIFITHDIDFLGLLKGFNFIKNLGGDILKRKDIKLFFDKLIKKIINSDPCSVENLISIHKKYGTTGTFFFIPDIQGKKFGGGYDPTKKKKYLKKLEKEINKINGNVGIHYDAEYLNKNRMEKDIEKLKNIFNSKIDKGRSHYLMFDIKKSFDIYEKAGIKLDSTGGYADRVGFRFGTCKPFKPFNFDKGKEYNIIEIPLIIMEGTLQSQKYMNLTSKEGFEKIKEIINKIKKYNGVFTFLWHNTSFYNITWKDWEWVYEETIKYSIKKELKCISADNLVKGENN is encoded by the coding sequence TTGAATAAAGTTGATATAAAATCATATATAGAAAATTATTTAAATGAAATTTTTGTTGAAAATATAAATATTAGTATCTTGAAAAATTCATATATTTTAAATAATGAATTGAAATTTAATATTTATGAATTTTGGAATAAAAATGATGAAGAATTATTAAATGATTTTAATAATTTTTCTTTTAAAAATGATTATATAAGTACGATATTTTTCTTTTTATCAGGATATTGGGAATACACACATTCAGAATTAAAGGATAAAATTGGAAGATTTCCTGCAATTGAAAGTTTTCAATTTAAAAAAGAAATTTTAGAAGAACCAGTTGTGGAAATTATAGTAGAAAAAATTAGAAAAGAATTGAATTTAAATTATAAACAAAATAATACAAAAATTTTTATTACTCATGATATAGATTTTTTAGGATTACTTAAAGGATTTAATTTTATTAAAAATTTGGGAGGGGATATATTAAAAAGAAAAGATATAAAGTTATTTTTTGATAAATTAATAAAAAAAATTATAAATAGTGACCCTTGTTCAGTAGAAAACTTAATATCTATTCATAAAAAATATGGTACAACAGGAACATTTTTCTTTATACCAGATATTCAAGGAAAAAAATTTGGTGGTGGTTATGATCCAACAAAAAAGAAAAAATATTTAAAAAAATTAGAAAAAGAAATAAATAAAATAAACGGAAATGTAGGTATACATTATGATGCTGAATATTTAAATAAAAATAGAATGGAAAAAGATATAGAAAAATTGAAAAATATTTTTAATTCAAAAATTGATAAAGGTCGATCTCATTATTTAATGTTTGATATAAAAAAAAGTTTTGATATATATGAAAAAGCAGGAATAAAATTAGATAGTACAGGTGGTTATGCAGATAGGGTAGGATTTCGATTTGGAACATGTAAACCCTTTAAACCATTTAATTTTGATAAAGGAAAAGAATATAATATAATTGAAATACCTTTGATAATAATGGAAGGAACTTTACAAAGCCAAAAATACATGAATTTAACATCTAAAGAAGGCTTTGAGAAAATAAAAGAAATTATAAACAAAATAAAAAAATATAATGGAGTATTTACATTTTTATGGCATAACACATCATTTTACAATATAACCTGGAAAGATTGGGAATGGGTATATGAAGAAACCATAAAATATTCTATAAAAAAAGAATTAAAATGTATTTCTGCAGATAATTTGGTAAAAGGAGAAAACAATTAA
- a CDS encoding glycosyltransferase family 1 protein, with translation MNLLYFTHYNLNNNEFKGVKNKIQSQIKVFKKNKIKTSLVYFEDFKMMLLNEEKKTVLSTFKNNVEKRMKMYKILNNYTMNHNIDILYIRYPSTDPNFISFLKKQKKENRKVFLELPTYPFKNEDKSLKAFVIKSIESLNNFNLKKYVDYIVTFSNHKKIKGIPCININNGIDIEKLPLHQKTKNINKINLIGVANISKWHGYDRIITGLYEYYKTKPQKEVYFHIVGMGNEFLNLKNLVEKLALKKYIKFHEIKIGKELDEIFEKADIGIGSLANHRKGLKKDSALKNREYCARGIPFIIASDDDDFSKNFKYTYKISKTEKPVNIKDILNFYESIKNKNYPEEMREYAKNNLSWNVKMKPIINIIKGDLFE, from the coding sequence ATGAATTTACTTTATTTTACACATTATAATTTAAATAACAATGAGTTTAAAGGCGTAAAAAATAAAATACAATCACAAATTAAAGTTTTTAAAAAAAATAAAATAAAAACATCTTTAGTTTATTTTGAAGATTTTAAAATGATGCTTTTAAATGAAGAGAAAAAAACAGTGCTTTCTACATTTAAAAACAATGTGGAAAAAAGAATGAAAATGTATAAAATATTAAATAATTACACAATGAACCATAATATTGATATTTTATATATAAGATATCCATCTACTGATCCTAATTTTATAAGTTTTTTAAAAAAACAAAAAAAAGAAAATAGGAAAGTTTTTTTAGAACTGCCAACATATCCATTTAAAAATGAAGATAAATCATTAAAAGCATTTGTAATTAAATCAATAGAATCATTGAATAACTTTAATTTAAAAAAATATGTTGATTATATAGTGACTTTTTCTAATCATAAAAAAATAAAGGGTATTCCATGTATAAATATAAACAATGGAATAGATATAGAAAAGCTACCTTTGCATCAAAAAACAAAAAATATAAATAAAATAAATTTAATAGGTGTTGCAAATATCTCCAAATGGCATGGATATGATAGAATAATAACAGGATTATACGAATACTACAAAACAAAACCACAAAAAGAAGTTTACTTCCACATAGTTGGTATGGGAAATGAATTTTTAAACTTAAAGAATTTGGTTGAAAAGTTAGCTTTAAAAAAATATATAAAATTTCATGAAATAAAAATTGGAAAAGAATTAGATGAAATATTTGAAAAAGCAGATATAGGAATAGGAAGTTTAGCAAATCATAGAAAGGGATTAAAAAAAGATAGTGCTTTAAAAAATAGAGAATATTGTGCTCGTGGAATACCTTTTATTATAGCTTCAGATGATGATGATTTTTCAAAAAATTTCAAATATACTTATAAAATTTCAAAAACTGAAAAACCTGTCAATATAAAAGATATTTTAAACTTTTATGAATCTATAAAAAATAAAAACTATCCCGAAGAAATGAGAGAATATGCAAAAAATAATTTATCTTGGAATGTAAAAATGAAACCAATAATAAATATTATAAAAGGTGATTTATTTGAATAA
- a CDS encoding glycosyltransferase, protein MSKVYQLLDKFRFGGGENVAFNYARILNKLNIENYLIAKNQDNNFINKLKNYKINYKTKLNKINKNDVLIIHTNRNLIKIFIKYFFKINKPKIYYLQHLEYDEKKFKRLSKIINYICNGFIQITPITENLINKYIKIPVIFFQNFNINRYKKEEYEKIKNKIRKELNLKDDDYIAMFSGTFKKGKNLSHILYFAEKNPKIKFLILGDGEERSILKNKTNNIIWLGRVEDVEKYLIASDLYLFTSGKEMMPMALIEAINYNKACLAYNIEVNKYLLNKIQLCKNKEEMNQKIKELYKNKINYFEYKTKYNFDYGIRKMKELLNI, encoded by the coding sequence ATGAGTAAAGTTTATCAACTACTGGATAAGTTTAGATTTGGTGGCGGAGAAAATGTTGCCTTCAACTATGCAAGAATTTTAAATAAACTCAACATAGAAAATTATTTAATTGCAAAAAATCAAGATAATAACTTTATAAATAAACTAAAAAATTATAAAATAAATTATAAAACTAAACTGAATAAAATAAATAAAAATGATGTTTTAATTATACACACAAATAGAAACCTAATTAAAATATTTATAAAATACTTTTTTAAAATAAATAAACCAAAAATATATTACTTACAACATTTAGAATATGATGAAAAAAAATTTAAAAGACTGTCAAAAATAATAAACTATATTTGCAATGGATTTATACAAATAACTCCAATTACAGAAAATTTAATAAATAAATACATAAAAATACCAGTGATTTTTTTTCAAAATTTCAATATAAACAGATATAAAAAAGAAGAATATGAAAAAATAAAAAATAAAATTAGAAAAGAATTGAACTTAAAAGATGATGATTATATAGCCATGTTTTCTGGAACATTCAAAAAAGGAAAAAATTTGTCTCACATACTGTATTTTGCAGAAAAAAATCCCAAGATAAAATTTTTAATTTTAGGTGATGGTGAAGAAAGATCTATATTAAAAAACAAAACAAATAATATTATTTGGCTCGGAAGAGTTGAAGATGTTGAAAAATATTTAATAGCAAGTGATTTATACCTCTTTACATCAGGAAAAGAAATGATGCCAATGGCTTTAATAGAAGCTATAAACTATAATAAAGCTTGTTTAGCCTATAATATAGAAGTTAACAAATATTTATTAAATAAAATTCAGCTCTGTAAAAATAAAGAAGAAATGAACCAAAAAATAAAAGAACTATATAAAAATAAAATTAACTACTTTGAATACAAAACAAAATATAACTTTGATTATGGAATAAGAAAAATGAAAGAACTATTGAATATTTAG
- a CDS encoding glycosyltransferase, producing the protein MENTKKVITSIGKYYYPTKGGIEKVTKDIAEVLAKDGYVSKVISFDGKKHKSGIINNVDIIRFKELKIGPAPISIKFLKIFNNLCKDSDVLIFHYPNPIAEYALLKYKGNAKIIIFYHSDLIGYNGLITKIYNKMTDKVLNKADVIIGTSPNYVKSSKNLKKYEDKTKILPLCVNHGEFETDKLYDFKNFNFKNKILFVGRFVKYKGINYLIDSLKYLDKSYGLIIVGSGKLKNKIKEQIKENDLKERVLMLENLSNGELKSVYNSSDVFVLPSILKSEAYGIVSLEAMANKLPIITTELGTGTSFYNVDGFNGKVIEPKSSKAIAEAVKICIKNKNEYGINGYQKVRQEFSLDVFNRTILEILKEL; encoded by the coding sequence ATGGAAAATACTAAAAAAGTAATAACCTCCATAGGAAAATATTATTATCCAACAAAAGGTGGAATAGAAAAAGTAACCAAAGATATAGCTGAAGTACTTGCAAAAGATGGCTATGTATCAAAGGTTATATCTTTTGATGGAAAAAAACATAAATCTGGTATTATAAATAATGTTGATATTATTAGATTTAAGGAATTAAAGATTGGACCTGCTCCAATTTCTATAAAGTTTTTAAAAATATTTAATAATTTGTGTAAAGATTCAGATGTTTTAATTTTTCATTATCCAAATCCAATAGCAGAATATGCTCTTTTAAAATATAAAGGGAATGCAAAAATTATAATATTTTATCATAGTGATTTAATTGGGTACAATGGGTTAATAACAAAAATTTATAACAAAATGACTGATAAAGTATTAAATAAAGCTGATGTAATAATAGGAACATCGCCAAATTATGTAAAATCATCTAAAAATTTAAAAAAATATGAAGATAAAACTAAAATACTCCCACTTTGTGTTAATCATGGTGAATTTGAAACAGATAAACTTTATGACTTTAAAAATTTTAACTTTAAAAATAAAATTTTATTTGTTGGAAGATTTGTCAAATACAAAGGAATTAATTATTTAATAGACTCTTTAAAGTATTTAGATAAAAGCTATGGATTAATAATTGTTGGAAGTGGAAAATTAAAAAATAAAATAAAAGAACAAATAAAAGAAAATGATTTAAAGGAAAGAGTTCTAATGCTGGAAAATCTTTCTAATGGAGAATTAAAAAGTGTATACAATTCATCTGATGTTTTTGTTCTTCCATCAATACTAAAATCAGAAGCATATGGAATAGTTTCGCTTGAAGCTATGGCAAACAAATTGCCAATAATAACAACAGAACTCGGTACAGGAACTTCATTTTATAACGTTGATGGATTTAACGGAAAAGTTATTGAACCAAAATCATCAAAAGCTATTGCTGAAGCTGTTAAAATTTGTATAAAAAATAAAAATGAATATGGAATAAATGGATATCAAAAAGTACGCCAAGAATTTTCTTTAGATGTTTTTAATCGTACAATTTTAGAAATATTGAAGGAGCTTTAA
- a CDS encoding GumC family protein translates to MEDNSLKKFFNKYFNIFKRNYKLFLILFLSFYAFMFLYYKNTRKFWEASQTMVLKNNEVDLSNNSSLSLLGLGEGNSAIDDEANIIKSDYVIKKTIEDLKLIKYLNDNRTFIEKLKGVEYKERNTIEYIRGIIEAAKIPNTVNYFEIKVRFFNDVYAYKIVKDLYKYYNEYSIILEDKKMENKIKKMEEEFNKISIDFESINQKIIKFQVDNKILDTFEKDNLTKQYFEVYSKLFEIEKTKIEKQLEKNNIEKNIKNMNPELQNVMLYNSNFSGIKDLKSTITKQKLELEILKINSPNSPKINELETSINVYENNLKNKISTITKNKINLLAVIDKNKYNQYVEDLTFLENVDILKEVNQNLLKVINEKIQKRTPLYIEYFELLKQKNFLQYKYNAYLETIEKYKLNKNIKESKFVIVNEAFIPPYSVYPSKKRTLILSIFISVFFAYLIIYLKDSFSKKIKYTSTLEELYNEDYIILNNSVDKLVSEIISKDYISIGCVIKNSELKNMFKEEMIKNKFNLFTIQKEDSYAIKLEKYREFISKKNKVFIIFDNFNNDYNLLKDEFDKILVIANEMNKDFFENQVNKKHLIVFWKDKKNGKY, encoded by the coding sequence ATGGAAGATAATTCATTAAAAAAATTTTTTAATAAATACTTTAATATTTTCAAAAGAAATTATAAGTTATTTCTAATATTATTTTTAAGTTTTTATGCTTTTATGTTTTTATACTATAAAAACACAAGAAAATTTTGGGAAGCTTCACAAACTATGGTTTTAAAAAATAATGAAGTTGATTTAAGTAATAATTCATCATTATCTTTACTGGGGCTTGGTGAAGGAAATTCTGCAATAGATGATGAAGCTAATATAATAAAATCTGACTATGTAATAAAAAAAACTATAGAAGACTTAAAACTAATAAAGTATTTAAACGACAATAGGACTTTCATAGAAAAATTAAAGGGAGTTGAATATAAAGAAAGAAACACAATAGAATATATAAGAGGAATAATAGAAGCAGCTAAAATCCCAAATACAGTCAATTATTTTGAAATAAAAGTCAGATTTTTTAATGATGTTTATGCTTATAAAATAGTAAAGGATTTGTACAAATACTACAATGAATATTCTATTATTTTAGAAGATAAAAAAATGGAAAATAAAATAAAAAAAATGGAAGAAGAATTTAATAAAATATCTATTGATTTTGAAAGCATAAATCAAAAGATTATAAAATTTCAAGTAGATAATAAGATTTTAGATACATTTGAAAAAGATAACCTCACTAAACAATACTTTGAAGTTTATTCAAAACTCTTTGAAATTGAAAAAACAAAAATCGAAAAACAATTAGAAAAAAATAATATTGAAAAAAACATCAAAAATATGAATCCAGAATTACAAAATGTAATGCTTTATAACTCTAATTTTAGTGGAATAAAAGATTTAAAATCAACTATAACTAAACAAAAATTAGAATTAGAAATATTGAAAATAAATAGTCCAAACTCTCCTAAAATAAATGAATTGGAAACATCAATAAATGTATATGAAAATAATTTAAAAAACAAAATAAGTACAATAACAAAAAATAAAATCAATTTGTTGGCAGTAATAGATAAAAATAAATATAATCAATATGTAGAAGACCTCACTTTCTTAGAAAATGTAGATATTTTAAAAGAAGTAAATCAAAACTTATTGAAAGTAATAAATGAAAAAATACAAAAAAGAACGCCTTTGTACATTGAGTATTTTGAATTATTAAAACAAAAAAATTTTTTACAATACAAATACAATGCATACTTGGAAACTATTGAAAAATATAAATTAAATAAAAATATAAAAGAAAGTAAATTTGTAATTGTCAATGAAGCATTCATACCTCCTTATTCAGTATATCCAAGTAAAAAAAGAACTTTAATTTTGAGTATCTTTATTTCTGTGTTTTTTGCATACTTAATAATATATTTGAAAGACTCATTTTCTAAAAAAATAAAATATACATCAACTTTAGAAGAATTGTATAACGAAGATTATATAATTTTAAACAACAGTGTAGATAAACTTGTGAGTGAAATTATTTCAAAGGATTATATTTCTATTGGATGTGTTATAAAAAATTCAGAGTTAAAAAATATGTTTAAAGAAGAAATGATAAAAAATAAATTTAACTTATTTACAATACAAAAAGAAGATTCTTATGCAATAAAATTAGAAAAATATAGAGAATTTATTAGCAAAAAAAATAAAGTTTTCATTATTTTTGATAATTTTAATAATGACTATAATTTATTAAAAGATGAATTTGATAAAATATTAGTAATTGCAAATGAAATGAATAAAGATTTTTTTGAAAATCAAGTAAACAAAAAACATTTAATTGTGTTTTGGAAGGATAAAAAGAATGGAAAATACTAA
- a CDS encoding sugar transferase: MRKYIKIIDILIITIFLILLKVPFTVAFFVAFIVFLGFYAFRVYDNENMINYNSNLIRNAIGTIIGYVGTLIFYFALENFINRYMLIYLFIFNTFALSLLHLIEYKIYTKHANIKKFLILGDSKGIENILSEIEKKTMNKIKFVDTEDYDNLLIVDPKIKRNGENVEYLPNLCEYYLKRIPIEVLSKFSEYYEVTLNNPLESPSKRIIDIIISVVLMILFSPFMLIISFFILIEDGLPIIFEQKRIGKDEKSFKMIKFRSLKEAKIDKNNPNGEIEKRVLKIGKFIRFTRLDESLQFINVLKGDMSIVGSRPEMEEFHLKMNGKIPFYSKRLKLKPGITGWAQINYKHTSTIKDYIKKTEYDLYYIKNRNLMLDLQIMLKTFETMIGMKGAR, from the coding sequence ATGAGAAAGTATATAAAAATAATAGATATTTTGATTATAACTATTTTTTTAATCTTATTAAAAGTGCCATTTACAGTGGCATTTTTCGTTGCGTTTATTGTATTTTTAGGATTTTATGCATTTAGAGTTTATGACAATGAAAATATGATCAATTACAACTCTAATTTAATTAGAAATGCCATTGGAACCATAATAGGATATGTTGGTACACTGATATTTTATTTTGCATTAGAAAACTTTATAAACAGATACATGCTTATATATTTATTTATTTTTAATACATTTGCTTTATCTCTTTTACACTTAATAGAGTATAAAATTTATACTAAACATGCAAATATAAAAAAATTTTTAATTCTTGGAGATTCAAAAGGAATTGAAAATATTTTAAGTGAAATAGAAAAAAAAACAATGAATAAAATAAAATTTGTTGATACTGAAGATTATGATAATCTTCTAATAGTTGACCCTAAAATAAAAAGAAATGGAGAAAACGTTGAATACCTTCCAAATCTTTGTGAATATTATTTAAAAAGAATACCAATTGAAGTTTTAAGTAAATTTTCAGAATATTATGAAGTTACACTCAATAATCCTCTTGAATCTCCTTCTAAAAGAATTATAGATATAATAATAAGTGTTGTATTAATGATACTTTTTTCGCCGTTTATGTTAATAATATCTTTTTTTATATTAATTGAAGATGGTTTACCAATTATTTTTGAACAAAAACGTATAGGAAAAGATGAAAAATCCTTTAAAATGATAAAGTTTAGGTCATTAAAAGAGGCAAAAATAGATAAAAATAATCCAAATGGTGAAATTGAAAAGAGAGTTTTGAAGATAGGAAAGTTTATAAGATTTACAAGATTAGATGAATCTTTACAGTTTATAAATGTTTTAAAAGGTGATATGTCTATAGTTGGTTCAAGGCCTGAAATGGAAGAATTTCATTTGAAAATGAATGGTAAGATTCCATTTTATTCAAAACGTTTAAAGTTAAAACCTGGAATAACAGGATGGGCACAAATAAACTATAAACATACATCAACAATTAAAGATTATATAAAAAAAACAGAGTATGATTTATATTATATTAAAAATAGAAATTTAATGTTGGACCTTCAAATAATGTTGAAAACATTTGAAACAATGATTGGTATGAAAGGTGCAAGATGA